The Aestuariibaculum lutulentum genome segment CCTAACCCAGTTAAAAGGGGAGCTCCAACAACCACGCCTAAAGCATAAGCCGATATAAAATGACCTGCCTGCGGAATACTAATAGAAAAGGCATTAGCAACATCTGGTAAAATACCCATGATAACGAATTCTGTAAGTCCGATTCCAAATCCACCAATAGCTAAAGACAGTAAGGATTTATTCATAAATGAAAAGTTTATTATTTATTTCTAGTGAAAACTAAAGCGCAAAAGTAGTGGTAATTGCCGGTGTTAACGCATTGTAAATGGTAAAAAAAATGTTAATTGAGAAGTCTTGAATTCAAAGCAGATTATGTTTTAATAAACGAATTATTTTCCTAGGAAAATTAATGTATTCTTAAAAAATAGTTTCCTAGGTAACAAAATGAAAATTAAAGAAGTTATTCAATTGAAAATGAAAATAGAAACAGAAGTAGAAGAGGAATTAGAATTAACATAGAAATAATATTAATTTATATGTTTTCCAATTCCTGTTAAAAGTGCGATATTTGTCCTTTAAAATTTTGCGCAAAGGGTTGAAGCGACATCCTTTTAATGGTTTCATTAAAAGATATAACGTAAAACCTGACCTTGCTTGGCAAGGATGCGCCCTAAGACTAAAAAAATAAAATTAATTATGGCAATGAATAAAAATACCGTGTTATCATGGGCAACTTGGATTATGATTTTTGTAGGTTTAAGTTTAATCGCACTAGGTGCTTTTAGATACGATGACGTAGCAGGTTGGGGCTTTGCAGCCGTTGGTATTGGATTTTTTGCAGTTGCTTGGGTTTTTAATGCTTTAAAAGGTAGAGTATAATGAGTGACGACAAGAAAGTTATCTTCTCAATGTCTGGGGTAACCAAGACATTTCAAGGTGCGAATACACCTGTTTTAAAAAACATTTATTTAAGCTTTTTTTACGGAGCTAAAATCGGAATCCTTGGTTTAAATGGTTCTGGTAAGTCGACTTTGCTTAAAATTATTGCTGGATTAGATAAGAATTATCAAGGCGATGTGACCTTTTTACAAGACTATTCAGTAGGTTATTTAGAGCAGGAACCGAAGTTAGATGAGGATAAAACCGTTATGGAAATTGTAAAAGAAGGTGCCGCTGAAACTGTAGCCATTCTTGATGAATACAATAAGATTAACGATATGTTTGGTTTAGAGGAAGTGTATAGCGATCCGGACAAAATGGAAAAGCTAATGAACCGCCAAGCGGCACTTCAAGACCAGATTGATGCTTCTAACGCCTGGGAACTGGACACCAAATTAGAAATCGCTATGGACGCGTTGCGCACGCCAGATGGGGATAAAAAGATTAGTGTACTTTCTGGAGGGGAGCGTCGTCGCGTAGCTTTATGTCGTTTATTATTACAGGAACCGGATGTGTTATTACTGGATGAGCCTACCAACCACTTAGATGCTGAGTCGGTACACTGGTTAGAGCAGCATTTAGCGCAATATAAAGGAACCGTAATCGCCGTAACGCACGATAGATACTTTTTAGATAACGTAGCTGGCTGGATTTTAGAGTTAGACAGAGGAGAGGGAATTCCGTGGAAAGGAAACTACTCGTCTTGGTTAGACCAGAAAGCGAAGCGTTTAGCACAAGAAAGTAAATCGGCTTCTAAGCGCCAGAAAACATTAGAGCGTGAGTTGGAGTGGGTACGTCAAGGAGCAAAGGGACGTCAAACCAAACAAAAGGCGCGTTTAAAGAACTACGATAAATTATTAAGTCAGGATCAAAAACAACTGGACGAGAAGTTAGAGATTTATATCCCTAACGGACCACGTTTAGGAACCAATGTTATTGAAGCGGTTGGTGTAAGTAAAGGTTATGATGACAAGTTACTTTACGAAGACTTAAACTTTAACTTACCTCAAGCTGGGATTGTAGGGGTTATTGGTCCGAATGGTGCTGGTAAAACAACCATCTTCAGAATGATTATGGGAGAAGAAACACCAGATAAAGGAGAGTTTAAAGTTGGAGACACGGCTAAGATTGCTTACGTAGACCAAAGTCACTCGAATATAGATCCTGAGAAAACCATCTGGCAAAACTTTAGTGATGAGCAGGAATTGGTTTTAATGGGAGGAAAAGAGGTGAACTCAAGAGCGTATTTAAGTCGTTTTAACTTTTCAGGCGGTGAACAGAATAAGAAAGTGAAGTTGCTTTCAGGTGGAGAGCGAAACCGTTTACATTTAGCGATGACTCTTAAGGAAGAAGGTAACGTATTATTACTGGATGAGCCTACCAACGACCTTGATGTTAATACCTTAAGAGCACTCGAAGAAGGTTTAGAAAACTTTGCTGGATGTGCTGTAGTGATTTCTCACGACCGTTGGTTCTTAGATCGTATTTGTACACATATTTTGGCTTTTGAAGGCGATTCACAAGTGTATTTCTTTGAAGGAAGTTTTAGTGAATACGAAGAAAATAAAAAGAAACGTTTAGGAGGTGATTTAACACCGAAACGTATTAAGTACAAAAAATTGGTTCGCTAATTTAGTAGAGTCATCTGAAATAAAAAAGCCAGCTAAAAGCTGGCTTTTTTATTTTTCTTTTTTATTGTTTAATTGTTGTTATACATATGGCCTTCAGTAAAATCTGTATATTTTTCTTCCTTTCGGGCCATTTCCTCGCTTATTTTGTCGAGGCGTTCATTTTCCTTTTTTAATTTGTACGATTTTCTAATACCTAAAACAAGAAGTATTGAAAAGAATACAACAACTATAACAAGTACAGTTACAATGTCTATTTGGCTTAGTAAAAGCCAAGACGCCGATAGTTTAATAGGTAACATAGCAGATGCTTTAGAATGATTTAATAGCTAATCAAATATAATATATTTTGATGATTAAATAATTAAAAATGATGTTGTTAGATTGTTTTTTGTAGGAAGTGTATTATTTGTGTTTCTTGTGAATCCCTTATTTTTAAAGAGGTTTCAATTATTTAGGCAGATTTTAAAGGCGTGAATTTTTTTTAAAAGTATTATCTTTTCAAAACATTTAGAACCTATTTTAGTAATGAAAGACATTCGTGTAAAGGACATAAATACCCAATTGTTATCTGATAATTATTATACACTTAATAAATTAACTTTTAAATATTTAATGAGTAACGGTGAGTGGGTTACTCAAATGCGAGAGGTTTACGATAGAGGAGATGGTGCCGGCATTTTGTTGTATAATGCCGAAAAACAAACCGTTATTTTAACCAAACAGTTTAGAATGCCAACCTTTTTAAATGATAACACCGATGGTTATCTGGTAGAAATTTGCGCGGGTATGTTAGATAAGGATAATCCCGAAGCCTGTGTTATTAGAGAAACAGAGGAGGAGGTAGGTTACCGATTAAAAGAAGTAAAAAAAGTCTATGAAGCCTATTCGTCTCCAGGTGTTATGACAGAGAAAATGCATTTTTTTATTGGAGAATATACCGATGATATGAAAGTGAATGAAGGCGGAGGCTTGGATAGTGAACATGAAGATATCGAAGTGTTGGAAATCCTATTTTCTGAGGCTATCGATATGCTGAACTCAGGAAAAATTCATGATACCAGAACCATAGTCTTACTACAATATGCTTTAATACATAAACTTATGGAAGCACAAAACAACTAAAGGTTGTTTTGTGCACTAATAAAGTCTGTTATTAAATAAGTGATAAGTTTTCCAACTTGCGATGCCGTTTCTTCGGTTGGTGCAGCCTCACAAATATGCAAATAACTTGCATTCGGGTTTTCGGCAAAATAGCTAACAAATCGTCTGGCATTGTTTACAGAAAAACCACTAGGGGTCATGGCACTACTTGGTATATTTTCAATAGTATCACAATCCACCTCAATACCATAAGGGCTTGCTCCAACAAAATCTAAAGCGGTTTTCATGGCTGTTGAAAATTTTACCTTATGCGTCACTTCAATATCTTCAAAGGTTGTGTACTGGATGTTATCTAACTTTTTCAGGGTTTTAAATAAAGCTCTTGATGTGTAATTTCTTTGTAATCCAAAAATGCTGTAGTTTTTCAGGAATCCTTCAGAATAGGCATAACTAAAACCGTTACCGCTGTGTCGACCTTCTTCTGCTCTAAAATCGGAATGCGCATCCATGTTCACCACATTAATAGGTTTGCCCAAAGCCAAACTTGTTCCTTTTATATTTCCATAGGCATTATTATGTCCTCCGCCAATAATTATAGGTTTTTTTCCAGCTAAAACAATTTGATTAATTATGTAAGCGACATGGGTATCAATTTCTTTTACAATGTCTCGTGCTTTTATAAAACTTTTCTTCTTATCAGGATTTAAAAGTGATAATTTTTGTAATTCTTCAGAAAAATTTAAACGCCCTAAAATTAAAACGTTTTGAGGAGTTGTAAACTCGTTACTCTGTATGTTTAACAGGGTTTTTAAGGTAATTTCCCACGTCTTAGAAGTGCCAATTTTACCGTGGTTTGCGAACACTCCTACATCCTCTGGTAAACCAATAATTACGTACTTGACATCCAAACTTTTAAGTTGGTCGTATATATTTGAAATGCTGGTTAAGAGCTTAATCTCCTGACCGAACTTGGATTCACCGGAACGTTTGTTTAATAGTTTATTTAAACTATTTTTATCGAATAAAGAAAGTTTATCCATGTGAGTAAATAAATTTTGAAACGAAATTACATCATTATTTATTTGTGGCATTATAAAAATAAAAAATATTAAACAACGTAGATTTTAATCATTAAAAACAAACAATTATGGAAAACAACAAAAGCAGTATCGGTCTGAAGGTTGCGTTGGGGATTGCAGTGGTCCTATTTTTAGGCATGGCATTCTATTCAATGAACTTGTATCAGGAAAGTAACAAAGTTCAGCAGGACTTAACTGAGGAAAAACAAAAAGTAATGGATGAGTTAAGCCTAATGGCAAGTCAGTATGACGAAGCCATAGGTGAAAATGAAGTGGCTAACCAAAATTTAATTGAAGCTCGAGCACGTATTCAAGGGTTAATGGATTCACTAAAAATCTCAGAAACCAACGTGAAAAGCTTATGGAGATACAAACAAAAATATGCGTCTTTACAAAAAGAAATGGATGTGTTGTTAGCACAAAACGATTCGTTAAAAGTGAGCAATGCTTATTTAGCAACGTCTTTAGATAGTACTCGCGTTCGTCTAGAAGAGCGTACGATGTTCAACGATTCGTTATTACTTCAAAATACAGCTTTGGCCGAAGTGGTTTCTAATGCAGCAGTGCTTTCTGCAGTAGATTTAAAAGCTTCAGGAGTAATTGTAAGAACCTCAGGAAAGGTAATTCCAACCGAGCGTGCCGGACGTAGTGATAAAATTAGAGTATGTTTTATTGTAGCTAAAAATAAATTAGTACAAGCTGGAGATCAGGAATTATATATTCAGGTTATCGACCCAAAAAACAATATTATTGGTTTAAACGAGCAAGTACAGTTTGATGAAGTAACTTTAAATTACAGTTTAATTAGTAAGTTTAATTACGAAAATGCAAACTTAAATGTATGTGAATTTATTGCGCCTCGCGGTGATGAGGATTTCGATGAAGGACGCTACATTGTGAATGTTTTTAATGAAAAAGATTTAGTATCTACATCAGAATTTACACTTAAGTAAACGTATATACCCCAGATTATAAAAACCTCAAGTGAAAGCTTGAGGTTTTTTCATACAATATTGTTTCGTTTGAAGGAAATTAATTTGCTCTTACTCGAATTTTAATTGAAATGTTGTGATATATGAGCATAACTTTTACATTTGGTATGATACACTGCATTTGTATGACTTAGGAGATTAATAGCAACTCATCCCTTTTTGTTTAATAATGCATCTGTTAATACTAACTAATACCAAATAGGCATTTACTAATGCTTGAAAATTTACTAATAGAATGCAATTAGAAGAAGAAATTCTAAATTCTTTTTCAAATATTTCTAATGAAACATTTGAAGAACTTTTAAAAGTATCGGAGTTAAAAACATTGAGACCAGGGACACAACTGGTTAAAATAAACGAAATTCCTAACAAGGTTTACCTGTTGTTATCAGGTGTTGTTAGGTGTTATATATGTACAGAATCAGGTAAGGAGTTTAATAAAAGCTTTTACCTGTCGAATAGCTTTTTTGGTTCCCTAACGGCTTTAATGAAAAACGAGCCTTCACAATTTGTTTTTGAAACACTTACCGATTGTGAAATTCACGAAGTCGATTTTAAGAAAGTCATGGAACTTGCTGAAACAAATTTATCGGTGAGTAAATTATATAATAAAGTACTTCAATCGTTTTACGTGTTATATGAAAAGCGTTTGGTGGATTTAATATCGCTTGAAGCTAAAGATAGATATGTAGAATTGCAGAAACAAATTCCTGATGTCGACAAGATTATTCCACAATATCACATAGCTTCCTATTTAGGAATTACACCAGTTCAGTTAAGTCGCATTAGAAAAAAAAGTGAAATCAATTAACATTTGTTAATTGATTGAAAGCTGTTAAGTAATATATTTGGCAGGAATTCCTTTCTTAAGTATACCTAATTAACTAACAAGGAAAGATTAATAGCTAACCAACCAACAAAAAAAATCAGGTCATTTTAATGACCTGATTTTTGTTTTTATAGATTTTGATTTATGGCTTATTTTAAGCTTCCAACCATATCTTCTGGTTTAACCCAAGCGTCGTAATCTTCGGCTGTAACATAGCCTAAATTAACAGCCTCTTCTTTTAAGGTTGTTCCGTTTTTGTGTGCTGTGTTGGCAATTTCAGCAGCTTTATAATATCCGATTTTGGTATTTAAAGCCGTTACAAGCATTAAAGAGTTGTTAAGTAATTTTGTAATCACTTCGTGGTTTGGTTCGATACCAATCGCACAGTTTTCATCGAAACTTACACAAGCATCACCAATTAACTGAGCAGATTGTAAAACATTAGCAGCCATAACTGGTTTAAATACGTTAAGCTCGTAGTGTCCTTGTAAACCACCCACAGAAACCGCTACGTCGTTACCCATAACCTGAGCACAAACCATAGTTAAAGCCTCACATTGAGTTGGGTTTACTTTTCCTGGCATAATAGAACTTCCTGGCTCATTAGCAGGGATAATAATTTCTCCAATACCACTTCTTGGTCCAGAAGCCATCATTCTAATATCGTTAGCTATTTTGTTTAAAGAAACCGCTAATTGTTTTAAAGCACCGTGTGTTTCAACTAAAGCGTCGTGTGCAGCTAGAGCTTCAAATTTATTAGGAGCCGTAACAAAAGGTAATTTTGTAAACTGAGCAATATATTCGGCAACACGCTTACTGTAACCTTTAGGTGTATTTAATCCGGTACCAACAGCTGTTCCTCCTAAAGCTAATTCACTTAAGTGAGGTAAGGTGTTTTCTAAAGCTTTAATACCGTAGTTTAATTGGGCAACATAACCTGAAAGCTCTTGCCCTAAAGTTAGAGGCGTTGCATCCATAAGGTGAGTACGTCCAATTTTTACAACATTTTTGAACGCATCAGATTTTTTTTGAAGTGTATCGCGTAACTGTTTTACACCTGGTAATGTTACTTCTACAATTTTCTTGTAAGCAGCAATGTGCATACCTGTAGGGAAGGTATCGTTAGACGATTGTGATTTATTAACGTCGTCGTTTGGCTGAATCGCTTTATCGCCTTCACCAATTACTTTACCTGCTAATTGCTGAGCACGATTAGCGATAACTTCGTTAACATTCATATTACTTTGGGTTCCTGAACCTGTTTGCCAGATAACTAAAGGAAACTGATCGTCGTGTTTTCCTTCTAAAATTTCATCACAAACAGCAGCAATTAAATCGCGCTTTTCAATAGGTAAAACCCCTAATTCACAGTTTGTAAAAGCGGCAGCTTTTTTTAGGTAAGCAAATCCGTAAACAATTTCTAAAGGCATAGAAGCAGAAGGTCCTATTTTAAAATTGTTTCTTGAACGCTCGGTTTGTGCGCCCCAAAGTTTATCGGCAGGCACTTTTACCTCGCCCATGGTATCTTTTTCTATTCTAAAACTCATCGTAATAATGATTTAATTAAAGTAACAAAGTTAAGTTTTTTACTAAGTTTTAAGGTATGATAAAAGTTAGTTTTATTAATTTTTTTCATCTAAAATATTTAAAGTTATAAATTCTTTTGTAAAACCTATTAAATTGATTAATTTAGTAGGAATTAAACATAAAAAAAATAACGATTATGGCAACAATTAGATTAGGAGATACAGCCCCTAATTTTACTGCAAAGTCTACCGAAGGCGATATTAATTTTCATGAATGGTTAGGCGGTAGTTGGGGGATTTTGTTTTCGCATCCAGCCGATTACACACCTGTTTGTACAACCGAACTAGGTACTGTAGCAAAGTATAAAGATGAATTTGCAAAGCGTAACGTTAAAGTCGTAGCCTTAAGTGTTGATGGATTGGAGTCTCATCAGGGCTGGGTAAACGATATTAACGAAACCCAAAATACAACTGTAAATTTTCCAATTATTGCGGATGAAGACCGAAAGGTGTCTGAACTTTATGATATGATTCACCCGAATGCCAGTGAAAAATTTACTGTACGTTCGGTTTTTGTAATTGGTGACGATAAAAAAGTAAAACTGATTATAACCTATCCGGCTTCAACAGGAAGAAATTTTGAAGAATTATTACGGGTAATTGATAGTTTACAGTTAACGGCTTACCATAAAGTAGCCACACCAGCAAACTGGAAGAGTGGTGAAGATGTGGTGATTTCTCCGGTGATTACCAATGAGGAAATTCCGAGTTTATTCCCTAAAGGACATAAAGAAATTAAGCCTTATCTAAGGATGACGCCACAACCCAATTTAGATTAACACTTAAATTGTAAAGCATCGACATTAAAAGTTGATGCTTTTTTGTTTTTAAGAATTAAATTAATTGGTAATTTTAAGAACATCATTTTATAAAATTTAGCCATGTTATATAGAGTGTATTTTAAGATTGATATTGATGCCGCAAATTCCAAGGTTTGGGACGTGCTTTGGGGAAAAGAAACTTATCCGAAATGGACGAAGATTTTTAGTGAAGATTCTCAGGTGGAAACCGATTGGGAAGAAGGAAGTAAAGCGCTGTTTATAAATGG includes the following:
- a CDS encoding CAL67264 family membrane protein, which gives rise to MAMNKNTVLSWATWIMIFVGLSLIALGAFRYDDVAGWGFAAVGIGFFAVAWVFNALKGRV
- the ettA gene encoding energy-dependent translational throttle protein EttA; translated protein: MSDDKKVIFSMSGVTKTFQGANTPVLKNIYLSFFYGAKIGILGLNGSGKSTLLKIIAGLDKNYQGDVTFLQDYSVGYLEQEPKLDEDKTVMEIVKEGAAETVAILDEYNKINDMFGLEEVYSDPDKMEKLMNRQAALQDQIDASNAWELDTKLEIAMDALRTPDGDKKISVLSGGERRRVALCRLLLQEPDVLLLDEPTNHLDAESVHWLEQHLAQYKGTVIAVTHDRYFLDNVAGWILELDRGEGIPWKGNYSSWLDQKAKRLAQESKSASKRQKTLERELEWVRQGAKGRQTKQKARLKNYDKLLSQDQKQLDEKLEIYIPNGPRLGTNVIEAVGVSKGYDDKLLYEDLNFNLPQAGIVGVIGPNGAGKTTIFRMIMGEETPDKGEFKVGDTAKIAYVDQSHSNIDPEKTIWQNFSDEQELVLMGGKEVNSRAYLSRFNFSGGEQNKKVKLLSGGERNRLHLAMTLKEEGNVLLLDEPTNDLDVNTLRALEEGLENFAGCAVVISHDRWFLDRICTHILAFEGDSQVYFFEGSFSEYEENKKKRLGGDLTPKRIKYKKLVR
- a CDS encoding NUDIX domain-containing protein → MKDIRVKDINTQLLSDNYYTLNKLTFKYLMSNGEWVTQMREVYDRGDGAGILLYNAEKQTVILTKQFRMPTFLNDNTDGYLVEICAGMLDKDNPEACVIRETEEEVGYRLKEVKKVYEAYSSPGVMTEKMHFFIGEYTDDMKVNEGGGLDSEHEDIEVLEILFSEAIDMLNSGKIHDTRTIVLLQYALIHKLMEAQNN
- a CDS encoding formimidoylglutamase, encoding MDKLSLFDKNSLNKLLNKRSGESKFGQEIKLLTSISNIYDQLKSLDVKYVIIGLPEDVGVFANHGKIGTSKTWEITLKTLLNIQSNEFTTPQNVLILGRLNFSEELQKLSLLNPDKKKSFIKARDIVKEIDTHVAYIINQIVLAGKKPIIIGGGHNNAYGNIKGTSLALGKPINVVNMDAHSDFRAEEGRHSGNGFSYAYSEGFLKNYSIFGLQRNYTSRALFKTLKKLDNIQYTTFEDIEVTHKVKFSTAMKTALDFVGASPYGIEVDCDTIENIPSSAMTPSGFSVNNARRFVSYFAENPNASYLHICEAAPTEETASQVGKLITYLITDFISAQNNL
- a CDS encoding chromosome partitioning protein ParA, whose translation is MENNKSSIGLKVALGIAVVLFLGMAFYSMNLYQESNKVQQDLTEEKQKVMDELSLMASQYDEAIGENEVANQNLIEARARIQGLMDSLKISETNVKSLWRYKQKYASLQKEMDVLLAQNDSLKVSNAYLATSLDSTRVRLEERTMFNDSLLLQNTALAEVVSNAAVLSAVDLKASGVIVRTSGKVIPTERAGRSDKIRVCFIVAKNKLVQAGDQELYIQVIDPKNNIIGLNEQVQFDEVTLNYSLISKFNYENANLNVCEFIAPRGDEDFDEGRYIVNVFNEKDLVSTSEFTLK
- a CDS encoding Crp/Fnr family transcriptional regulator encodes the protein MQLEEEILNSFSNISNETFEELLKVSELKTLRPGTQLVKINEIPNKVYLLLSGVVRCYICTESGKEFNKSFYLSNSFFGSLTALMKNEPSQFVFETLTDCEIHEVDFKKVMELAETNLSVSKLYNKVLQSFYVLYEKRLVDLISLEAKDRYVELQKQIPDVDKIIPQYHIASYLGITPVQLSRIRKKSEIN
- the fumC gene encoding class II fumarate hydratase, translated to MSFRIEKDTMGEVKVPADKLWGAQTERSRNNFKIGPSASMPLEIVYGFAYLKKAAAFTNCELGVLPIEKRDLIAAVCDEILEGKHDDQFPLVIWQTGSGTQSNMNVNEVIANRAQQLAGKVIGEGDKAIQPNDDVNKSQSSNDTFPTGMHIAAYKKIVEVTLPGVKQLRDTLQKKSDAFKNVVKIGRTHLMDATPLTLGQELSGYVAQLNYGIKALENTLPHLSELALGGTAVGTGLNTPKGYSKRVAEYIAQFTKLPFVTAPNKFEALAAHDALVETHGALKQLAVSLNKIANDIRMMASGPRSGIGEIIIPANEPGSSIMPGKVNPTQCEALTMVCAQVMGNDVAVSVGGLQGHYELNVFKPVMAANVLQSAQLIGDACVSFDENCAIGIEPNHEVITKLLNNSLMLVTALNTKIGYYKAAEIANTAHKNGTTLKEEAVNLGYVTAEDYDAWVKPEDMVGSLK
- a CDS encoding peroxiredoxin, which translates into the protein MATIRLGDTAPNFTAKSTEGDINFHEWLGGSWGILFSHPADYTPVCTTELGTVAKYKDEFAKRNVKVVALSVDGLESHQGWVNDINETQNTTVNFPIIADEDRKVSELYDMIHPNASEKFTVRSVFVIGDDKKVKLIITYPASTGRNFEELLRVIDSLQLTAYHKVATPANWKSGEDVVISPVITNEEIPSLFPKGHKEIKPYLRMTPQPNLD